The genomic interval CAGGCGACGCGGACCGCCCCGCCGGCGGCGGCGGTGGTGCCGCCGGCGTCGAGGCCGGCGATGGCGAGGTCGCCGGGGCGGCCGTCGTCCACCCAGAAGGCGGCCCGCAGGGGGCCGGCGTTGCCGAGGGCGAGGCTCGCCGACCACGGCCCGGCGGCGTCGGCGGGCAGCCGCACCCGGGCCTCGGCTTGCGTCTGCCCGCCGGCGGGGATGGGCGGCAGGTCGATTCGGAAGGGGACCGGCGGCCCGCCGCCCGGCGGCGTCAGCTGGCCGGTCGCCGAGGCGGCGAGCGAGGCGCGGCCCCCGGCGGCACGCGCGGTGAAGCGGACGAGGGCCGGCCCGCCGGGTTCGACGTCGGCCACCCGAAGCGACACGCCGACCGGCGGCAGGGCGGGCGGAGCGGGAGCCCAGGCCGCGGCCGCCGCGAGGGCGAGCGCGTGGAGCCCGACGGCGAGGGCGAGCGCAAGCAGCAGCCGACCGCCGGCGATCATCCGCCTCCGCCCGCCTCCGGCGGCCCCGACTGATCTGGTCGTGGGCCCGCCTCCGGCGGACCCGACTGATCTGGTCGTGGGTCCGCCTCCGGCGGCCCCGACTGATCTGGTCGTGGGTCCGCCTCCGGCGGCCCCACGAGCGCCACCCGCCGCAGCCCGGCTCGCTCGAAGGCCTGGAGCAGCGACCAGATCCGCGGGCCGCGGTCGGCCGCCGCCGGGCCGCCCGCCCCCGCGTCCTCCACGCCCAAAGCGACGTAGAGCGTCGGCTCCGCCGGGTCCTCCGCCAGCGCGGCGGCGACCGCTTCCACGCCGGCAGGCTCCAGCGGCTCGCCGTTGTAGCGCAGGCTCCCGTCGGTCGTCAGCGTCAGCACGTGGTCCGGCACCGGGGCCGGACCGCCGGCGCCGACGACCGGGGCGACGCCCACCGGGAGGGCGTCGGCCCGCACCAGCACCGCCATCGCGTAAATGAAGTACGTGAGCAGCAGGAACACCACGTCCAGCAGCGGCAGCACGTCCAGCCGCGGCAGTCTTCCTCGGTCGCGGCGGCGGAGCGTGTGCATCGACATCGGGGAGCGGATCGCGCGCGGCCTCCCGCAGCGTAGAGGGCCGGGGGCCGCGATCGCCCTCGCGCTGGCGGGTGCGGCGGCGGCCGCGCCGCTCCGCGCCGTGGACGGGTTGCCGCCGCTCGCGGAGCCGAACCTCGGCGCCCTGCGCGTTCTGCTGGAGCGGCCGGTGCCCGGTCCGGGGGAGCCGGTGCCCGCCGCGGATTGGAAGCGGATCCTCGCCGATCCGGCCGCGGTCCGCGGCGACGCGCTCGCGGTCCGCGGCCGCTACGCCGGGCGGCAGCGGGCGGTGGAGGCCGGCGGGCTCGCCCTCACCGAGTGGGGCTTGATCGTCGAGGGCCCCGGCGGGGCCGACCTCCCCGTCGTCGTCTACCTGCCCCGCCGCCGGGCTCCCGCGCCCGCCCCCGGCGCGGAGGTCCGCGGCACCGCGCATTTCCTGGCGCTCTGGGACGACGCCGACGCGGCCGGCCAGCCGCGGCGGTACCCGGTGCTTGCCGCCCGCGGCCTCGCCGCCCCCGCGGCGGCCGCCCGCGACGCCGCGCGGGCCGCGTGGATCCCGCGGCTGACCGCGCTGGTGGTCGTGCTCACCGCGGCCGCGTGGTGGCTCGCCCGACGCACCCGCCGCCCGCCGAGGCGTCGCCCCCTCCCCCCGCACCGCCCGGCGGCGGCCGACGCCTCCGGAGGCGAACCCCGCCCCGCCGATCCCGCCGAGGCGCTCGCCCGGCTCGCCGACGAAGCCGCGGGCCGCGACGCCCCGTAGCGTTCCGGCGGTCGGTCGCCGAACCGGCCGCGGGCCCGCCGCGTAGCCACCGGGTCCGCCCGCTCTTGGAGATCTCCATGCTTCGCCTCCGCCGCCCGCTCCGCCTCGCCGCCGCGGCCCTCGCGACGCTGCTGCCCGCGTCCCTGGCTTGCGCCGAGGCCGCCGATCGTGCCGATCTGTGGGGCAACGCCGTCGCCGGCTCGCCCGGCCACGCGACGCAGCTGCAGCGCCTGGCCGAGGCCCGGCGGGCCGACCGCGCCGTCGCCCGCGGCCGAGACTTCGACCGCTACGACCGCTCCAGCCTCGATCGCCTCCGCGGGCACCGCAACGGCGGCCCCGTCGTCGTCATCTCCGGCAGCCGCGACCTCCGCTTCGGACCCGCGCACCCAAGAGGCGGGCTCCGCGAGCGGGTGCTGGATCAGGCGGACCGCCACCGCCTGCACCGCCAGCGGATCACGCTCGGCGGCGGCGAGGTGCTCGTCCGCGGCAACACCCGCGGCGTCGTCGTCGTGTCGCCCGGCACCGACCGCTTCGTCGCCGCCGAGCGGTGGCTCCACGGCCGCGACGCCTGCCCGCCCCGCCGCACCGGCTTCACGCGGCACGGGCGATCCGGCTTCGGCTCCTCTCGCGAGGGCCGCGCCTTCCGCGACGGCTTCCGCGACGGCTTCGATGCCGGCAGCCGCTCGGGCTTGCGGTCTTGGAGCACCGAGCGCTCCCGCGGTGCCTCGATCGAGTTCGGCTTCGGCCACCGCGACTGACACGCGGTCCGGGGGAACCGGGCGGTGGAGGGTGGCCCCGCCGCAGGCGGGAGGGCAGCCGGTACGCTGCCGCCGCCATGCCAGCGAACATCCGCGAGATCAAGGGCCGCATCAAAGCGGTCAAGAACATCCAGCGCATCACCAAGACGATGCAGCTGATCGCCTCCGCCCGCTTCCAGGCGATGCAGAAGAAGGCCACGCAGGCCCACGCCTACGCCGACCGCATCCAGGCGATGGTGGGCGAGGTCGCCCGCAGCCTCGGCAACGCCGAGGGCGTGAACCAGCCGCTGCTGTCCGCCCCCTCGCCGCCCGCGGGGCGGACGCTCGTGCTGGTGCTGACCTCCGGCCGCGGCCTGTGCGGCTCGTACAACACCCGCGTGCTGCGGGAGGCGGAGACGCTGTTCGAGGCCGGGCTGCCGGCGAGCCAGCGGGAGACCGAGATGGTCGGCAAGAAGGGCCTCGCCTACGCGAAGTTCAACGACATCGCCGTGGACACCTTCCACGCGCAGATCGGCGAGTCGCCCGCCTACGCCGACGTCGCCGAGATGGCGGAGCGGTACATCGAGCGCTTCGAGGCCGGGGCGTACGACGCCGTCAAGGTCGTCTACATGAAGTTCATCACCATGGGCAACCAGCGCCCCGAGGTGCTGACCCTGCTCCCGATGCAGCCGCCCGAGGCCGCGGACGCGCCCAAGGGCGGCGCCTCGGAGGCCGCGGCGGACTTCGAGTTCAGCCCCGACGCCGAGACCCTGCTCGGCTCGCTGCTGCCCGAGACCGTGAAGGTCACGCTGATGCGCTGCTTCAACGACGCCGCGGTGAGCGAGCAGCTCGCCCGGATGGTGGCCATGAAGGCCGCCACCGACGCGGCCACCAAGCAGGGCAAGACGCTCAAGCGGCAGTTCAACCGGGCCCGCCAGACCGCCATCACCACCGAGCTTTCCGAGATCATCGGCGGCGCCGCCGCGCTGGAGTAGCGGATGACGGACCGACCCTCCCGCCCCCCCTCCTCTTCGCAATCCTGGGCCGCGGCGGGTGCGGCCTTCGAGATGGCCGGGGCCGTCGGGGCCGGCTGCCTCATTGGCTTCGGCCTCGATCGCTGGCTCGGCTGGACGCCGTGGGGGCTGATCGCCGGCGCGGCGATCGGTTCGATCCTGGGCTTCTGGGCGCTGGTCCGGCTGGCGATGAAGAAGTGAGGCCCCGCCGCGGCCCGCGGTCGCCTTGAGAGGAGCCCGACGCCGCCGGCCCCGTCGGCACCGCGTGCGTCGGGCGTCGCCGTGCGCGCCGGCACCGGCGGCCGGCCGACGCCGGCCCCGACGCGTGGCCCGCGCGGCAGGCCGGGGGGAAAAGGGAAGCCGTTCGCCTCGATCGATCGGATCCGGCGGGATCACGCGGCGTAGCGTCACCGGGCCGCGGCCGGTTCTTCCAAGCGTGAAGCTCGGCGAGGCGAGCGGCCGGCTCCGCCGATGGACCCGCGGACCGCGGAGCGCTCCGCCGAGATGGCCCCGCGGTCCGCGGGATCGTTGGATGCCCCCATGCAGCCCCGCTCCGTCCTCTTCGTCTGCCTCGGGAACATCTGCCGGTCGCCGGCGGCCGAGGGCGTTCTGCGCCGCCTGCTCGCCGAGCGCGGGCTCCAGGACGCGGTGGAGGTGGACTCCGCCGGGCTGCTGGACTTCCACGCCGGAGAGCCGGCGGACGCCCGCATGCGCAAGGCGGCGCGGCGCCGCGGGATGTCGCTCACCTCGGTCGCGCGGACGCTCACCGGCAGCGACCTCCGTCGCTTCGACCTGATCGTCGCGATGGACGCGAGCAACCTCGAACGCCTCCTGGACGTGGCCGCGGAGACGGGTTCGGACGCCTTCGCCGCGGGTCGGCTGCGGATGCTCGGCTCCTTCCTGCCCGACGCGGACCGCTCGCGTCCCGAGATCGAGCAGGTGGAGGTGCCCGACCCCTACTACGGCGACGGCGACGGCTTCGCCGCGGTGCTCGACCTGCTGGAGGCCGCGATGCCCGGCGTGCTCGAGACGCTGCTGGCGATGCCGGAGCGGCACGGGTGAGCGACGCGATCGCCGAGGCGGTGGCGGAGGCGCTGGGCGTCGGGGCGGTCTCGTGCGATGCGGTCGGCGGCGGCTGCGTCGCGGAGGCTTCGCGGGTCGGGCTGGCGGACGGGCGGCGGGTCTTCGCGAAGCGCCTGCCCGACGCCGGCGCGGGCGTGCTCGAGGCGGAAGCGGACGGGCTGCGGGAGCTGGGGGAGGTGTCGGCGAGGCTCGGAGCCGGCGATCGGATCGCCACGCCGGGCGTGCTGCACGCGGGAGCGAACCTGCTCGTGCTGGAGTGGTTGGAGCTGGGCGGGCCGCGTGTCGGCGATGCCACGTGGGGGCGGAGGCTCGCCGCCTTCCACCGGGCTTCCGCGGCGGGTTCCCACGCCGGGTACGGAGCGGATCAGGACCGCCCGCTGGGAGCGACGCCGCAGGACAACCGCCGCCTGCACGACTGGCCGACCTTCTGGCGCGACCGGCGGCTCGTCCCGATGCTCGACGCGCTCGGAGCCGCGGGACGCGGTGGCGGCCTCGTCGATCGTGGGCGTCGGCTCGCCGAGCGGATCCCCGAGATCCTCGGCGGGGCCGACGAGACCCCGTGCCTGCTGCACGGCGACCTGTGGTCCAGCAACCTCGGGAGCGTCGGCGGCGAGCCGGTCTGGTTCGACCCTTCCCCCTACACCGGCTCGCGCGAGGCGGAGTTCGGCATGACTCGCATGTTCGGCGGCTTCGGTCCGGCGTTCGAGGCGGCGTACCGCGAGGCGTGGCCGCTGCCGGACCCTGATGGCTTCGACCGGCGGGTCGGCGTCTACGAGCTGCACCACCACCTCAACCACCTGCTGCTGTTCGGAGAGGGCTACCGGGCCGGCTGCGAGCGGCGGATGGCACGCCTGCTGCGCGGCTGACCCCGCGGATCGAAGCCGCGACGGAGTTGAAACGGCGGCGGTCCGCGGCGGTCCGCGGCGATCGACGCACGACGGCATTGACCCGGACCCGCCACGCCGCGATGATGCAGGGATGAGCATCCCCACGCTGGTGGGCGGGCACGGGCGGCACGCGGCCGAGGCGACGCGGGCGGCGTTGTTCCGCGCCGCCTGGTCGCGGGCGGCGGCGCGTGCGGGCGTTCTCGCGTTCGGCGTGCTGGGGGTCGTCGTGCTGTCGCTGCGGGCGGGCGGCATCGAGGCGGTGCGGCCGCTGTGGGTGGCCGCCGCGGCGGCCGTGTCGCTGCTGGTGGTGCTCGCCGGCACCGCCGTCCAAGCCTGGAGGCAGCGGCCGGCGGAGGAGGCGGTGCGGGCGTTGCTCGACCGGCGGCAGAGGCTCGGCGGGCTGCTGATGGCGGACGCT from Phycisphaera mikurensis NBRC 102666 carries:
- a CDS encoding low molecular weight protein-tyrosine-phosphatase gives rise to the protein MQPRSVLFVCLGNICRSPAAEGVLRRLLAERGLQDAVEVDSAGLLDFHAGEPADARMRKAARRRGMSLTSVARTLTGSDLRRFDLIVAMDASNLERLLDVAAETGSDAFAAGRLRMLGSFLPDADRSRPEIEQVEVPDPYYGDGDGFAAVLDLLEAAMPGVLETLLAMPERHG
- a CDS encoding fructosamine kinase family protein; the encoded protein is MSDAIAEAVAEALGVGAVSCDAVGGGCVAEASRVGLADGRRVFAKRLPDAGAGVLEAEADGLRELGEVSARLGAGDRIATPGVLHAGANLLVLEWLELGGPRVGDATWGRRLAAFHRASAAGSHAGYGADQDRPLGATPQDNRRLHDWPTFWRDRRLVPMLDALGAAGRGGGLVDRGRRLAERIPEILGGADETPCLLHGDLWSSNLGSVGGEPVWFDPSPYTGSREAEFGMTRMFGGFGPAFEAAYREAWPLPDPDGFDRRVGVYELHHHLNHLLLFGEGYRAGCERRMARLLRG
- a CDS encoding ExbD/TolR family protein — translated: MSMHTLRRRDRGRLPRLDVLPLLDVVFLLLTYFIYAMAVLVRADALPVGVAPVVGAGGPAPVPDHVLTLTTDGSLRYNGEPLEPAGVEAVAAALAEDPAEPTLYVALGVEDAGAGGPAAADRGPRIWSLLQAFERAGLRRVALVGPPEADPRPDQSGPPEADPRPDQSGPPEAGPRPDQSGPPEAGGGG
- a CDS encoding AtpZ/AtpI family protein; protein product: MTDRPSRPPSSSQSWAAAGAAFEMAGAVGAGCLIGFGLDRWLGWTPWGLIAGAAIGSILGFWALVRLAMKK
- the atpG gene encoding ATP synthase F1 subunit gamma — protein: MPANIREIKGRIKAVKNIQRITKTMQLIASARFQAMQKKATQAHAYADRIQAMVGEVARSLGNAEGVNQPLLSAPSPPAGRTLVLVLTSGRGLCGSYNTRVLREAETLFEAGLPASQRETEMVGKKGLAYAKFNDIAVDTFHAQIGESPAYADVAEMAERYIERFEAGAYDAVKVVYMKFITMGNQRPEVLTLLPMQPPEAADAPKGGASEAAADFEFSPDAETLLGSLLPETVKVTLMRCFNDAAVSEQLARMVAMKAATDAATKQGKTLKRQFNRARQTAITTELSEIIGGAAALE